A region of Rhizorhabdus wittichii RW1 DNA encodes the following proteins:
- a CDS encoding protein of unknown function DUF152 (PFAM: protein of unknown function DUF152), which yields MSMAVRPIRIDALGALPHGFLGREGGVSQGIHAGLNVGLGSDDDRDAIRENRRRAVEAVAPGHDLVTLHQVHSADAVAVTTPFADDERPHADALVTDRPGLLLGILTADCVPVLFADAAAGVVGAAHAGWKGALSGVADATLVEMEALGADRSRVVAAIGPCIARASYEVDEGFVRRFEADDPANERFFADGRRAGHAQFDIEAYVAHRLAAAGVGRVIAIGEDTYAQPDRFFSFRRATHLGEPGYGRQISLIGLPG from the coding sequence ATGAGCATGGCCGTCCGTCCGATCCGGATCGACGCGCTCGGCGCGCTGCCGCATGGCTTCCTCGGCCGCGAGGGCGGGGTGTCGCAGGGCATCCATGCCGGGCTCAATGTCGGGCTGGGATCGGATGACGATCGCGACGCGATCCGCGAGAATCGCCGGCGGGCGGTCGAGGCGGTGGCGCCGGGCCATGACCTCGTCACGCTGCATCAGGTCCATTCGGCCGACGCGGTGGCGGTCACCACCCCCTTCGCCGACGATGAACGGCCGCATGCCGATGCGCTGGTCACCGACCGGCCGGGCCTGCTGCTCGGCATCCTCACCGCCGATTGCGTGCCGGTGCTGTTCGCCGATGCGGCGGCCGGCGTCGTCGGCGCGGCGCATGCCGGCTGGAAGGGGGCGCTGTCGGGGGTGGCCGACGCCACTCTGGTGGAGATGGAAGCGTTGGGCGCGGATCGCTCGCGCGTCGTTGCGGCGATCGGACCGTGCATCGCGCGGGCGAGCTATGAGGTCGACGAGGGCTTCGTCCGCCGCTTCGAGGCCGACGATCCCGCCAATGAGCGTTTCTTCGCCGACGGCCGCCGCGCCGGCCATGCCCAGTTCGATATCGAGGCCTATGTCGCGCACCGGCTGGCGGCGGCCGGGGTGGGGCGGGTGATCGCGATCGGCGAGGACACCTATGCCCAGCCCGATCGCTTCTTCAGCTTCCGCCGGGCCACCCATCTGGGCGAGCCCGGCTATGGGCGGCAGATCTCGCTGATCGGGCTGCCCGGCTAA
- a CDS encoding transcriptional regulator, MarR family (PFAM: regulatory protein, MarR), whose protein sequence is MTKPQKTRETARSSLEEAQAGNSWLNDYLPYQLYRLTNRLDQRLQARLRSQGIKPSRWRVMSVLRSYGTLTIGKIAEQALMEQPTVSRVIMQLEADGLATRQASTEDSRATEVTLTPAGIEKLEAILLTAYRHQQEALAGLSRAELDTLRATLNRVEQNIDFYQ, encoded by the coding sequence GTGACCAAGCCGCAAAAGACCCGCGAAACCGCGCGATCGAGCCTCGAAGAGGCGCAGGCCGGGAATAGCTGGCTCAACGACTATCTCCCCTACCAACTCTATCGGCTGACCAACCGGCTCGACCAGAGGCTGCAGGCGCGCCTGCGCAGCCAGGGGATCAAGCCGTCGCGCTGGCGCGTGATGAGCGTGCTGCGGTCCTACGGCACGCTCACCATCGGCAAGATCGCCGAACAGGCGCTGATGGAGCAACCCACGGTCAGCCGCGTGATCATGCAGCTCGAGGCCGACGGCCTGGCGACGCGCCAGGCCTCGACCGAGGATTCGCGCGCGACCGAGGTGACGCTGACCCCGGCCGGGATCGAGAAGCTCGAAGCCATCCTGCTGACCGCCTACCGTCACCAGCAGGAAGCGCTCGCCGGCCTGTCGCGCGCGGAGCTCGACACGCTGCGCGCCACGCTCAACCGGGTCGAGCAGAACATCGATTTCTATCAATGA
- a CDS encoding Enoyl-[acyl-carrier-protein] reductase (NADH) (PFAM: short-chain dehydrogenase/reductase SDR) codes for MAGLMQGKRGLIMGLANDRSLAWGIAKALHDQGAEMAFSYQGEALERRVRPLAEQVGSDFLIECDVATDEGVDAAFAALAARWPTIDFLVHAIGFSDKNELRGKYVDTSLDNFLLTMNISAYSLVAVTKRARPMMAAGGSILTLSYYGAEKVVPHYNVMGVAKAALETSVKYLAMDLGPENIRVNAISAGPIKTLAASGIGDFRYILKWNELNSPLRRNVTIEDVGGAGLYMLSDLASGVTGEIHHVDAGYNVIGMKAEDAPDIALA; via the coding sequence GTGGCCGGTTTGATGCAGGGGAAGCGCGGGCTGATCATGGGGCTCGCCAATGATCGCTCGCTGGCGTGGGGAATCGCCAAGGCGCTTCACGATCAGGGCGCGGAGATGGCGTTCAGCTACCAGGGCGAGGCGCTGGAGCGGCGCGTCCGCCCGCTGGCCGAGCAGGTCGGCTCCGACTTCCTGATCGAATGCGACGTGGCGACGGATGAGGGCGTGGACGCGGCCTTCGCGGCGCTGGCCGCGCGCTGGCCGACGATCGACTTCCTCGTCCATGCGATCGGTTTTTCGGACAAGAACGAGCTGCGCGGCAAATATGTCGACACCAGCCTCGACAATTTCCTGCTGACCATGAACATCTCGGCCTACAGCCTGGTCGCCGTCACCAAGCGCGCGCGGCCGATGATGGCGGCGGGCGGATCGATCCTGACGCTCAGCTATTACGGCGCCGAGAAGGTGGTGCCGCACTATAACGTCATGGGCGTCGCCAAGGCCGCGCTGGAGACCAGCGTCAAATATCTGGCGATGGACCTGGGGCCGGAGAATATCCGCGTCAACGCGATCTCGGCGGGACCGATCAAGACGCTGGCGGCCAGCGGGATCGGCGATTTCCGCTACATCCTGAAGTGGAACGAGCTCAACTCGCCGCTCCGCCGCAACGTAACGATCGAGGATGTCGGCGGCGCCGGCCTCTACATGCTGTCGGACCTCGCATCGGGCGTGACCGGCGAGATCCACCATGTCGACGCCGGCTACAACGTCATCGGCATGAAGGCGGAGGACGCCCCGGACATCGCGCTGGCGTGA
- a CDS encoding chorismate synthase (PFAM: chorismate synthase), with product MSFNSFGRVFRFSTWGESHGPAIGAVVDGCPPGLELSEADIQPWLDKRRPGTSRFTTQRQEPDQVRILSGVFEGRTTGTPISLMIDNVDQRSKDYSEVALAYRPGHADYAYDAKYGFRDHRGGGRSSARETASRVAAGAVARLVIPEVRIRAYLIELGGDRIDPAAFDDAAIDENPFFCPDRAAAARWEAIVDDARKAGSSVGAVVECVAEGVPAGWGAPLYAKLDSELAAACMSINAVKGVEIGDGFAAARLTGETNADPMRPGNDGKPVFLANHAGGIAGGIATGQPVVVRIALKPTSSILTPVETIGRDGKAADIRTKGRHDPCVGIRAAPVLEAMVALVLADQKLLHRAQIG from the coding sequence ATGAGCTTCAACAGCTTCGGCCGCGTCTTTCGCTTCTCGACCTGGGGGGAGAGCCATGGGCCCGCCATCGGCGCGGTGGTCGACGGCTGTCCGCCGGGCCTCGAGCTGAGCGAGGCCGATATCCAGCCGTGGCTCGACAAGCGCCGGCCGGGCACCTCGCGCTTCACCACCCAGCGGCAGGAGCCCGACCAGGTCCGCATCCTGTCGGGCGTGTTCGAAGGGCGGACCACCGGCACGCCGATCAGCCTGATGATCGACAATGTCGACCAGCGCTCGAAGGATTATTCGGAGGTCGCGCTCGCCTATCGGCCCGGCCATGCCGACTATGCCTATGATGCCAAATATGGCTTCCGCGACCATCGCGGCGGCGGGCGATCCTCGGCGCGCGAGACGGCGTCGCGGGTGGCGGCGGGCGCGGTCGCGCGGCTGGTGATTCCAGAGGTCAGGATCCGGGCCTATCTGATCGAACTGGGCGGCGACAGGATCGATCCTGCCGCGTTCGACGATGCCGCGATCGACGAGAATCCGTTCTTCTGCCCCGACCGCGCGGCGGCGGCGCGCTGGGAAGCGATCGTCGACGATGCGCGCAAGGCCGGCTCCTCGGTCGGCGCCGTCGTCGAATGCGTCGCGGAGGGCGTGCCGGCCGGCTGGGGCGCGCCGCTCTACGCCAAGCTCGACAGCGAGCTGGCGGCGGCCTGCATGTCGATCAATGCGGTCAAGGGCGTCGAGATCGGCGACGGCTTCGCCGCGGCGCGGCTGACCGGCGAGACCAACGCCGATCCGATGCGGCCCGGCAATGACGGCAAGCCGGTGTTCCTCGCCAACCATGCCGGCGGGATCGCGGGCGGCATCGCCACCGGCCAGCCGGTGGTGGTGCGGATCGCGCTCAAGCCGACCTCGTCGATCCTGACCCCGGTCGAGACGATCGGGCGCGACGGCAAGGCCGCCGACATCCGCACCAAGGGACGCCACGATCCCTGTGTCGGCATCCGCGCCGCGCCGGTGCTGGAGGCGATGGTCGCGCTGGTGCTGGCCGACCAGAAGCTGCTGCACCGGGCGCAGATCGGATGA
- a CDS encoding aminotransferase, class V (PFAM: aminotransferase, class V; aminotransferase, class I and II), giving the protein MTAEADFGQFRAQFPTTETMVYLNSGSYGLLGNSARAAMEAYLADRIAKGADWGAWVALEEEVRRRMARLLGGDVDEVAVTASASAGINAVASSVDFSTRRKAVVSNYEFPTSAQIWHAQEKRGAQVVHVAEAEDRTIPLAHFDAAIDRDTAIVALSHVCYRHGGKLPADRIREIVRIAHERGALVILDCYQSIGTEQIDVRALGVDFCVGGMLKYLLGSAGSGFLWVRAALTSALAPTTSGWFAQADTNAMDIFAHDPSPSARRFQGGTPPVPSLYAAKAGLDLILDLGVDAIEGRVRALTRLALDRLAEADIAVATPEDDALRGPMIAIPVRDEDAFVAQLFAQNIVTSSRDGNIRAGFHAYNDEADVERFVDALVRSGQCFARREAVG; this is encoded by the coding sequence ATGACCGCTGAAGCCGATTTCGGCCAATTTCGCGCGCAGTTCCCGACCACCGAGACGATGGTCTACCTCAACAGCGGATCCTACGGCCTGCTCGGCAACAGCGCGCGCGCGGCGATGGAGGCCTATCTGGCCGACCGGATCGCCAAGGGTGCCGACTGGGGCGCCTGGGTGGCGCTGGAGGAGGAGGTCCGCCGGCGCATGGCGCGGCTGCTGGGCGGCGACGTCGACGAGGTCGCGGTGACGGCGTCGGCATCGGCGGGCATCAACGCGGTGGCGAGCAGCGTCGACTTCTCCACGCGGCGCAAGGCGGTGGTCAGCAATTACGAATTTCCGACCAGCGCGCAGATCTGGCACGCGCAGGAGAAGCGCGGCGCGCAGGTCGTCCATGTCGCGGAGGCCGAGGATCGCACCATCCCGCTCGCCCATTTCGACGCGGCGATCGACCGCGACACCGCGATCGTCGCGCTGTCGCACGTCTGCTACCGGCATGGCGGCAAGCTTCCCGCCGACCGGATCCGCGAGATCGTCCGGATCGCGCATGAGCGCGGCGCGCTGGTGATCCTCGATTGCTACCAGTCGATCGGCACCGAGCAGATCGACGTGCGCGCGCTGGGCGTCGATTTCTGCGTCGGCGGCATGCTCAAATATCTGCTCGGCTCGGCGGGCAGCGGCTTCCTGTGGGTGCGCGCGGCGCTGACCTCCGCGCTGGCGCCGACCACGTCGGGCTGGTTCGCCCAGGCCGACACCAATGCGATGGATATCTTCGCGCACGATCCCAGCCCCAGCGCGCGCCGCTTCCAGGGCGGCACCCCGCCGGTGCCGAGCCTCTATGCGGCCAAGGCGGGGCTCGACCTGATCCTCGACCTCGGCGTCGATGCGATCGAGGGGCGGGTGCGCGCGCTCACCCGGCTCGCGCTCGATCGGCTGGCGGAGGCGGACATCGCCGTCGCGACGCCGGAGGACGATGCGCTGCGCGGCCCGATGATCGCGATCCCGGTGCGGGACGAGGATGCGTTCGTCGCGCAGCTGTTCGCGCAGAACATCGTGACGTCGAGCCGCGACGGCAACATCCGCGCGGGCTTCCACGCCTATAATGACGAAGCCGATGTCGAGCGCTTCGTCGACGCGCTGGTCCGCAGCGGCCAGTGCTTCGCCCGGCGGGAAGCGGTGGGGTAG
- a CDS encoding Cupin 2, conserved barrel domain protein (PFAM: Cupin 2, conserved barrel domain protein~SMART: zinc finger, CDGSH-type domain protein) — translation MGDAVVASRKPFYKELKAGRSYLWCACGRSKRQPFCDGRSHEGTGIEPIRYDCTVDGEEVLFCGCKQTATGPFCDGAHSNLPGGYAEEAERAEDLPWAESDAEGIRSLDGHCYVIAAEATRPATAGDWWCRTIVSTAMGAQHQAQFYGELRRGQSPVLASAAGDVVLWTMAGQGSVEISGRSFALARDMGVYVRGGEAFRFTQQGDAPLGVHIHACPATDALGELAEMPGDFDARWPDRTVGVDEGQRHAMGPRYFQMLVDKRIGSTTATQFIGHIPQSRAEMHRHLYEEALIILSGEGVIWNEGVRARVRAGDVIFFPRKHRHSLQCTHPDGMDVVGLIHPGDNPGINY, via the coding sequence ATGGGCGATGCCGTCGTGGCAAGCCGCAAGCCGTTCTACAAGGAATTGAAGGCCGGGCGTTCCTATCTCTGGTGCGCCTGCGGGCGATCGAAGCGGCAGCCCTTTTGCGACGGCCGTTCGCACGAAGGCACCGGCATCGAGCCGATCCGCTACGACTGCACCGTCGATGGCGAGGAAGTGCTGTTCTGCGGCTGCAAGCAGACCGCGACGGGCCCCTTCTGCGACGGCGCGCACAGCAACCTGCCCGGCGGCTATGCCGAGGAAGCCGAACGGGCCGAGGACCTGCCCTGGGCGGAAAGCGACGCGGAGGGCATCCGCTCGCTGGACGGCCATTGCTATGTGATCGCCGCCGAGGCGACCCGCCCCGCGACCGCCGGCGACTGGTGGTGCCGGACGATCGTGTCGACCGCGATGGGCGCGCAGCATCAGGCGCAGTTCTACGGCGAGTTGCGGCGCGGCCAATCGCCCGTGCTCGCTTCCGCCGCCGGCGACGTCGTCCTCTGGACGATGGCCGGACAGGGCAGCGTCGAGATTTCCGGGCGGAGCTTCGCCCTCGCCAGGGACATGGGCGTCTATGTCCGGGGCGGCGAGGCGTTCCGCTTCACCCAGCAGGGTGACGCGCCGCTCGGCGTGCATATCCACGCCTGTCCCGCCACCGACGCGCTCGGCGAGCTGGCGGAGATGCCCGGCGATTTCGACGCCCGCTGGCCCGACCGCACCGTCGGCGTCGACGAGGGCCAGCGCCACGCCATGGGGCCGCGCTATTTCCAGATGCTCGTCGACAAGCGGATCGGATCGACCACCGCGACGCAGTTCATCGGCCATATCCCGCAATCGCGCGCCGAGATGCATCGCCACCTCTACGAGGAAGCGCTGATCATCCTGTCGGGCGAAGGCGTGATCTGGAACGAAGGCGTCCGCGCCCGCGTCCGCGCCGGCGACGTGATCTTCTTCCCGCGCAAGCATCGCCACTCGCTGCAATGCACCCATCCCGACGGCATGGACGTGGTCGGACTCATCCACCCCGGCGACAATCCCGGGATCAACTATTGA
- a CDS encoding acylphosphatase (PFAM: acylphosphatase), with product MSGADRPDRIARRIHVKGKVQGVWFRAWTVEQAAELGLDGWVRNRADGSVEAVAAGPADRVEEMIARCRRGSPASRVDSIDVEDTPGVVAQGFTQKPTV from the coding sequence ATGAGCGGGGCCGATCGCCCCGACCGCATCGCCCGCCGCATCCATGTGAAGGGCAAGGTGCAGGGCGTCTGGTTCCGCGCCTGGACGGTCGAGCAGGCGGCCGAGCTCGGCCTCGACGGCTGGGTGCGCAACCGCGCGGACGGCTCGGTCGAGGCGGTCGCTGCGGGACCGGCCGATCGGGTCGAGGAGATGATCGCGCGCTGTCGGCGTGGGTCGCCCGCGTCGCGGGTCGATTCGATCGATGTCGAGGATACGCCCGGCGTGGTCGCGCAGGGCTTCACCCAGAAGCCGACGGTATGA
- a CDS encoding Glyoxalase/bleomycin resistance protein/dioxygenase (PFAM: Glyoxalase/bleomycin resistance protein/dioxygenase), whose amino-acid sequence MTGPVEGRPDIAGTITFFYYDDLAAAIRWYREVLGFEPYFDQDWLVLLRVAPGHSLGLVDAVSGSQRPVPGLNKGATLSIETDQLEQWRDRLAAAGCLGPDDGFQPGCRGRTTEFRVCDPGGYFVEFFRWIEPPPLA is encoded by the coding sequence ATGACGGGACCGGTGGAGGGCAGGCCCGACATCGCCGGGACCATCACCTTCTTCTACTATGACGACCTCGCCGCCGCGATACGCTGGTATCGCGAGGTGCTGGGGTTCGAGCCCTATTTCGACCAGGACTGGCTGGTGCTGCTGCGCGTCGCCCCGGGCCACAGCCTCGGCCTCGTCGATGCGGTGAGCGGCAGCCAGCGCCCGGTGCCCGGCCTCAACAAGGGCGCAACGCTCTCGATCGAGACCGATCAGCTGGAACAATGGCGCGACCGCCTCGCGGCCGCGGGCTGCCTCGGGCCCGACGACGGCTTCCAGCCCGGCTGCCGCGGCCGCACCACCGAGTTCCGCGTGTGCGACCCCGGCGGCTATTTCGTCGAATTCTTCCGCTGGATAGAACCGCCCCCGCTCGCCTGA
- a CDS encoding heat shock protein DnaJ domain protein (PFAM: heat shock protein DnaJ domain protein; chaperone DnaJ domain protein): MTTTTMADLYSKLGVKRGADEAEIKKAYRKLAKELHPDRNQDNPKAAERFAEVTAAYDLLSDRDKRAQYDRGEIDEQGNPRGPFGFGGRGGGGGGGFHPGAGPGGANFEFGEGADFGDIFEGIFGRSRGGGAGPGAGRRGGFGGFGTQGGSRPVKGADVSYRLAVPFEDAAALKPQRITLANGKTIDVKLPNGVETGTQMRLAGQGEEGPGGKGDAIVTVDVRPHRFFRRDEDDVRLDLPVAIDEAVTGAKVKVPTVDGAVMLAVPKGASSGKTLRLKGKGFHRKDGSRGDQLVTVMIDIPAGDAELEAFVETWPGKGQRNPRANLGV; encoded by the coding sequence ATGACGACGACGACGATGGCGGATCTCTATTCGAAGCTGGGTGTGAAGCGTGGGGCGGACGAGGCCGAGATCAAGAAGGCCTATCGCAAGCTCGCCAAGGAGCTGCATCCCGATCGCAACCAGGACAATCCCAAGGCCGCCGAGCGCTTCGCCGAGGTGACCGCCGCCTACGACCTGTTGTCCGACCGCGACAAGCGCGCCCAATATGACCGGGGCGAGATCGACGAGCAGGGCAATCCGCGCGGCCCCTTCGGCTTCGGCGGGCGCGGCGGCGGTGGGGGCGGGGGCTTCCATCCGGGCGCCGGACCCGGCGGCGCCAACTTCGAGTTCGGCGAGGGGGCCGACTTCGGCGACATCTTCGAAGGCATTTTCGGCCGCTCGCGCGGTGGCGGGGCCGGTCCGGGCGCGGGGCGGCGCGGTGGCTTCGGCGGCTTCGGGACGCAGGGCGGCAGCCGTCCGGTGAAGGGCGCGGACGTCTCCTATCGCCTGGCCGTCCCGTTCGAGGACGCGGCGGCGCTGAAGCCGCAGCGGATCACCCTGGCCAACGGCAAGACGATCGACGTCAAGCTGCCCAACGGGGTCGAGACCGGCACGCAGATGCGGTTGGCCGGACAAGGCGAGGAAGGCCCCGGCGGCAAGGGCGATGCGATCGTCACCGTCGACGTGCGCCCGCACCGCTTCTTCCGCCGCGACGAGGACGATGTCCGGCTCGACCTGCCCGTCGCGATCGACGAGGCGGTGACCGGGGCCAAGGTGAAGGTGCCGACCGTCGACGGCGCGGTGATGCTCGCGGTCCCCAAGGGCGCCAGCTCGGGCAAGACGCTGCGGCTGAAGGGCAAGGGCTTCCACCGCAAGGACGGGTCGCGCGGCGACCAGCTCGTCACCGTGATGATCGACATCCCGGCCGGCGACGCGGAGCTCGAGGCCTTCGTCGAGACATGGCCAGGCAAGGGCCAGCGCAACCCGCGCGCCAATCTGGGCGTTTGA
- a CDS encoding ribonuclease BN (PFAM: ribonuclease BN), with translation MTDESPEARRRRPFEKHLNQMRPGGRIYTVFRRAVLGVYADGFIHAGNIAYLALLTMFPFFIVMAALAQLFGRTPDVQHAVYGFLATVPPSVRQLVAQPISDVLAANNKGALLWLGALVGLWTVGSFIETIRDILYRAYGTRPSKSFWHYRAGAILIIVVSVILAMAAFSAQVVLTGVEQVIWRLLPFADELQPLINLSRLAPLLMLAGALYAMFVTLTPARYRLSDCPKWPGALFTAGWWMAVTMLLPIVVGAFGGYGRTYGSLAGVIVTLLFFWLVGLGLVFGAHLNAALAEGPETSVKDASPNE, from the coding sequence GTGACGGACGAATCCCCCGAAGCGCGCCGCCGCCGGCCCTTCGAGAAGCACCTGAACCAGATGCGCCCCGGCGGGCGCATCTACACCGTCTTCCGCCGTGCCGTGCTCGGCGTCTATGCCGACGGCTTCATCCATGCAGGCAACATCGCCTATCTGGCGCTGCTGACGATGTTCCCCTTCTTCATCGTCATGGCCGCGCTGGCGCAGCTGTTCGGCCGGACGCCCGACGTCCAGCACGCGGTCTACGGCTTCCTTGCCACGGTGCCGCCCTCGGTCCGCCAGCTCGTCGCCCAGCCGATCAGCGACGTGTTGGCGGCGAACAACAAGGGCGCGCTGTTGTGGCTGGGCGCGCTGGTCGGGCTGTGGACGGTCGGCAGCTTCATCGAGACGATCCGCGACATCCTCTATCGCGCCTATGGCACCCGGCCGAGCAAGAGCTTCTGGCATTATCGCGCCGGGGCGATCCTGATCATCGTCGTCTCGGTGATCCTGGCGATGGCGGCGTTCAGCGCGCAGGTGGTGCTGACCGGCGTCGAGCAGGTCATCTGGCGGCTGCTGCCCTTCGCGGACGAGTTGCAGCCGCTGATCAACCTCTCGCGGCTCGCGCCGCTGCTGATGCTGGCCGGGGCGCTCTATGCCATGTTCGTGACCCTGACCCCGGCCCGATACCGGCTGTCCGACTGCCCGAAATGGCCCGGCGCGCTGTTCACCGCGGGCTGGTGGATGGCGGTGACGATGCTGCTGCCGATCGTCGTCGGCGCGTTCGGCGGCTATGGCCGCACCTATGGCAGCCTGGCGGGGGTGATCGTGACCCTGCTGTTCTTCTGGCTGGTCGGGCTCGGCCTCGTTTTCGGCGCGCACCTCAACGCGGCTCTAGCCGAAGGCCCGGAAACTTCTGTAAAGGATGCCTCGCCGAACGAATAA
- a CDS encoding uncharacterised conserved protein UCP033924 (PFAM: uncharacterised conserved protein UCP033924) translates to MVKGMVLGMAGAMALALSGTAQAQIRTVDPNAASDLAPVPASEANYGTRVSAPAAEAASAAPAGTTDAAAVGNDVATGDSVTVEGTPMPARAQAADAAANSTYAQDDVLAAAEGVFGKGAEGLAKLVEKIFAEQGRPNAYIAGREAGGAIIVGVRYGSGTLFHKVEGQQPIYWTGPSLGFDLGANGAKSFVLVYNLFDTADAYHRFPAVEGTAYIVGGFTATYLRRGDVVMIPIRLGVGWRLGVNVGYMNFTHKSKIVPF, encoded by the coding sequence ATGGTCAAGGGGATGGTGCTCGGCATGGCGGGGGCGATGGCGCTCGCGCTTTCGGGCACGGCGCAGGCGCAGATCAGGACGGTCGACCCCAACGCCGCGAGCGACCTCGCCCCCGTTCCGGCGAGCGAGGCCAATTACGGCACCCGGGTCTCGGCGCCAGCGGCTGAGGCCGCATCCGCCGCGCCGGCCGGCACGACCGACGCCGCCGCCGTCGGCAACGACGTCGCCACCGGCGATTCGGTCACCGTCGAGGGCACGCCGATGCCGGCCCGCGCCCAGGCCGCCGATGCCGCCGCCAATTCGACCTATGCGCAGGACGACGTGCTCGCCGCCGCCGAGGGCGTGTTCGGCAAGGGCGCCGAGGGCCTCGCCAAGCTGGTCGAGAAGATCTTCGCCGAACAGGGCCGCCCCAACGCCTATATCGCGGGCCGCGAAGCCGGCGGCGCGATCATCGTCGGCGTGCGCTACGGCTCGGGCACGCTGTTCCACAAGGTCGAGGGACAGCAGCCGATCTACTGGACCGGCCCGTCGCTGGGCTTCGACCTCGGCGCCAACGGCGCCAAGAGCTTCGTGCTGGTCTACAACCTGTTCGACACCGCCGACGCCTATCATCGCTTCCCGGCGGTCGAGGGCACGGCTTATATCGTCGGCGGCTTCACCGCGACCTATCTGCGCCGCGGCGACGTGGTGATGATCCCGATCCGGCTCGGCGTCGGCTGGCGGCTCGGCGTCAATGTCGGCTATATGAACTTCACCCACAAATCGAAGATCGTGCCCTTCTGA
- a CDS encoding sodium:neurotransmitter symporter (PFAM: sodium:neurotransmitter symporter), producing MADNPAGASRANEQWSSRLSFIYSIGAAAIGLGTLWRFPYVAGANGGGAFVILYALFVVAICVPLMIAEMAIGRRGHGSVMASVDAAIAASGGSRGWRVVGLLGLLIPFFGLSYYSIVAGWAIDYSVLSVTQGFAGFDAERSRTAFGALTASPVRGGLLQLGFIMATAAVVGLGVQRGIETVSRIKMIALFAILIGLVIYNAITIGLMPSAVFLLEPDFAALGATGALTALGQALFSTAIGAGVLMTYSAYLPANASLPRSSFALAGGVIVVALLTGFAIFPAVLAYGLKPTEGPNLIFVTLPVVFGQMAGGRIIAIFFFGLIALGAFTTAVGMLEPVVARLREKLPLGRAPLAVGAGLAIWLIGLPSLLSFNILSDVHPLAAFGLEKETAFDLLDFTIANLMLPASALMLALFVGWRCRAIVGPGDTGLGPRGFRLWALIIRYVAPLAIFGLAIHLLG from the coding sequence TTGGCTGACAATCCGGCTGGTGCATCGCGCGCGAACGAACAATGGTCGTCCCGGCTGTCGTTCATCTATTCGATCGGCGCGGCGGCGATCGGCCTGGGGACGCTGTGGCGCTTCCCCTATGTCGCGGGGGCCAATGGCGGCGGCGCCTTCGTCATCCTCTACGCGCTGTTCGTGGTCGCGATCTGCGTTCCGCTGATGATCGCCGAAATGGCGATCGGCCGGCGCGGCCATGGCAGCGTGATGGCCAGCGTCGACGCCGCGATCGCGGCGAGCGGCGGATCGCGGGGCTGGCGCGTCGTCGGCCTGCTCGGCCTGCTGATCCCCTTCTTCGGGCTCAGCTATTACAGCATCGTCGCCGGCTGGGCGATCGACTACAGCGTCCTGTCGGTGACGCAGGGCTTCGCCGGCTTCGATGCGGAGCGGTCGCGCACCGCCTTCGGGGCGCTGACGGCGTCGCCGGTGCGGGGCGGGCTGCTCCAGCTCGGCTTCATCATGGCGACCGCCGCGGTCGTCGGGCTGGGCGTGCAGCGCGGGATCGAGACCGTGTCGCGGATCAAGATGATCGCGCTGTTCGCGATCCTGATCGGCCTGGTCATCTACAACGCGATCACGATCGGGCTGATGCCCAGCGCCGTTTTCCTGCTCGAACCCGATTTCGCGGCGCTCGGCGCGACCGGCGCGCTGACCGCACTCGGCCAGGCCCTGTTCTCGACCGCGATCGGCGCCGGCGTGCTGATGACCTACAGCGCCTATCTGCCCGCCAACGCATCGCTGCCGCGATCCTCCTTCGCGCTGGCGGGCGGGGTGATCGTCGTCGCGCTGCTGACCGGCTTCGCGATCTTCCCCGCCGTGCTCGCCTACGGCCTCAAGCCCACCGAGGGCCCTAACCTGATCTTCGTCACCCTGCCTGTCGTGTTCGGGCAGATGGCGGGCGGGCGGATCATCGCCATCTTCTTCTTCGGGCTGATCGCGCTGGGCGCCTTCACCACCGCGGTCGGCATGCTCGAGCCGGTGGTCGCCCGGCTGCGCGAGAAGCTGCCGCTCGGCCGCGCCCCGCTCGCCGTCGGCGCCGGGCTGGCGATCTGGCTGATCGGCCTGCCGTCGCTGCTGTCGTTCAACATATTGTCGGATGTCCACCCGCTCGCCGCCTTCGGCCTGGAGAAGGAGACGGCGTTCGACCTGCTCGACTTCACCATCGCCAACCTGATGCTGCCCGCCAGCGCGCTGATGCTCGCGCTGTTCGTCGGCTGGCGGTGCCGGGCGATCGTCGGCCCCGGCGACACCGGCCTCGGTCCCCGCGGTTTCAGGCTCTGGGCCCTGATCATCCGCTATGTCGCCCCGCTCGCCATTTTCGGGCTCGCCATCCACCTGCTCGGCTAG